In one window of Frigoriglobus tundricola DNA:
- a CDS encoding dimethylarginine dimethylaminohydrolase family protein, whose product MSSPPQPRILMCPPDHYGIEYEINPWMNRSLGAVAALAFRQWQQLHDTLVALGVRVERMTPQPGLPDLVFTANAGLIFHNTFLSSRFRHEVRARESPHFDAWFAANGFTVEHLPEKTFHEGAGDALFCGETLFAGYRTRSDATAHQWVGEKFGVRVLPLELVNPRFYHLDTCFCPLAPGAALYFPDAFDTYGQRVLQTHVPKLIPVVEPEAHRFGCNAVVVGKTVVHNSRCPGLAASLAQAGYRSIEVELDEFLKAGGSAKCLTLRLDGEEAAGWKQKG is encoded by the coding sequence GCCGCGCATCCTCATGTGCCCGCCGGACCATTATGGCATCGAGTACGAGATCAACCCCTGGATGAACCGCTCGCTCGGGGCGGTCGCGGCGCTCGCGTTCCGCCAGTGGCAGCAGTTGCACGACACCCTCGTGGCCCTCGGCGTCCGCGTCGAGCGCATGACCCCGCAGCCGGGCCTGCCGGACCTCGTGTTCACCGCCAACGCCGGGCTCATCTTTCACAACACGTTCCTCAGCAGCCGGTTCCGGCACGAGGTCCGCGCCCGCGAGTCGCCGCACTTCGACGCGTGGTTCGCCGCCAACGGCTTCACGGTCGAGCACCTGCCGGAGAAGACGTTCCACGAGGGCGCCGGCGACGCGCTCTTCTGCGGCGAAACGCTGTTCGCCGGCTACCGCACCCGGTCCGACGCGACCGCGCACCAGTGGGTCGGGGAGAAGTTCGGGGTCCGGGTGCTGCCACTGGAACTGGTGAACCCGCGGTTCTACCACCTCGATACGTGCTTCTGCCCGCTCGCGCCGGGGGCGGCGCTGTACTTCCCCGACGCCTTCGACACCTACGGCCAGCGCGTGCTCCAAACGCACGTCCCGAAGCTGATCCCGGTGGTGGAACCCGAAGCGCACCGGTTCGGCTGCAACGCGGTCGTGGTCGGTAAAACGGTGGTTCACAACAGCCGGTGCCCGGGGCTGGCGGCGTCACTGGCCCAGGCCGGCTACCGCTCGATCGAAGTGGAGCTGGACGAGTTCCTGAAGGCCGGCGGCAGCGCGAAGTGCCTCACGCTGCGGCTCGACGGCGAAGAAGCGGCGGGGTGGAAACAGAAGGGCTGA